The Raphanus sativus cultivar WK10039 chromosome 2, ASM80110v3, whole genome shotgun sequence genome includes a region encoding these proteins:
- the LOC108839531 gene encoding uncharacterized protein LOC108839531, with protein sequence MKSNRIKEENIWSCDVDKAKSWVWRSLLHLRQLASRFIRVNVGNGHSISFWWDIWTPFGKLIDYFGPTGPRELSIPLEASIANACNLDGWLMRGARSQPAETLQIYLTTVPLPSLVTENDSYVWLVNDSALDKFSAKLTWEALRNRAPAQQWTSYVWFKGAIPRHSFNMWLVQLDRLPTRARLSSWGINTSTACCLCNTYVEDRDHLFLRCEWSADLWTICLRRMGYSCGGFYSWQTFSDWLSLHDSVAPRLLKYLVASATIYSIWSERNKRYHDNISSPPETIFKLLDRFIRDAILSKRNQRQSCGLMQHWLSRE encoded by the coding sequence ATGAAATCAAACAGGATCAAGGAGGAGAATATCTGGAGTTGTGATGTGGACAAGGCAAAATCATGGGTATGGCGTTCTCTTCTCCACCTCCGGCAGTTGGCTTCTCGCTTCATAAGGGTTAACGTTGGAAATGGTCACTCTATTAGTTTCTGGTGGGATATCTGGACGCCTTTCGGTAAGCTCATTGATTACTTTGGTCCTACTGGCCCCAGAGAGCTGTCTATCCCCCTCGAAGCTTCCATCGCTAATGCTTGCAACTTGGATGGCTGGCTAATGCGTGGGGCAAGATCGCAACCTGCTGAGACACTTCAAATCTACCTTACTACTGTCCCTCTGCCTTCCCTGGTAACTGAAAATGACTCTTACGTCTGGTTAGTCAATGACTCTGCGTTGGATAAATTTTCAGCAAAGCTAACTTGGGAAGCCTTGCGTAATAGAGCACCCGCCCAGCAGTGGACCTCCTATGTTTGGTTTAAAGGTGCGATCCCTAGACATTCTTTCAATATGTGGCTAGTTCAGCTTGATAGGCTACCCACTAGAGCTCGTCTCTCCTCTTGGGGCATCAACACATCAACTGCTTGCTGCCTCTGTAACACCTACGTTGAAGACAGAGATCACCTGTTCTTACGCTGTGAGTGGAGTGCCGACCTTTGGACCATTTGCTTGAGAAGAATGGGTTATTCTTGTGGTGGATTCTATTCATGGCAGACTTTCTCTGATTGGCTTAGTCTACATGACAGTGTGGCTCCTAGACTACTCAAATATTTGGTGGCCTCAGCAACTATCTACTCCATCTGGTCTGAGAGGAACAAGCGATATCATGATAACATCTCATCTCCTCCGGAAACCATCTTCAAGCTGCTAGACCGTTTCATTAGAGATGCAATTCTGTCCAAGAGAAATCAGAGGCAGAGTTGTGGCCTAATGCAACATTGGCTCTCTAGGGAGTAA